A window of the Nitrospirae bacterium YQR-1 genome harbors these coding sequences:
- a CDS encoding response regulator, whose product MFQRFNNITIRRKIMVGFILLFCAMIAFGVFNFMQFHDMAGTLENLYEHPFTTTNALLEANVELVDARRILRGIIMERDKTRIEQLTREMRKYEADFQNHIAIAQKSFYGDKKPISELLQLFQQWQVYKEEQLRLANAGDFEAAWQRSMDTASNPSVELVTHLESVIEQSRSFAAKFYKNSQTNYRNALTKNLAFLIVLLIIIGATSLMMARSISIPLLDLRNSIRKVSEGELDSEAPYQNYNNEIGEIGRAIEILRHVARKQESFIKSRALVAEIAQSLQTCSTFKDLGNTLTSKLASIMGLVYGAFYIYDKEHVHLRRTGGYACDDSIHTDHFSMGQGLVGQAAFDKKTISLIIPSQDHINTTLGLGKLNLHSVMIVPVVQGDSVLAVVELGAIEHFSNDKTALLEAIVPIVAMNIEILSGIVETQRLLQVSQAQSQALAASEQQLIARRDELEDNNNRLAEQARILEEQTEELENQKTALLQQSRELQASRETLAQTEELSRLILGSVNDGIIGLDTVGSITFINSSGAKMLGFSAKELKGKMMHQLVHYARPDGSDFPQEECPMYLTSKDGILRNVDNEVLWHKDGSSFPAEYATTPIFKNNELVGIVVVFRDITERKRAEAELRRALEIAEEATKMKSDFLANMSHEIRTPMNAIIGMTHLALQTELNTKQRNYMEKVDTAAKNLLGIINDILDFSKIEAGKLNFETTDFDLQDVMEHLADLSVIKAQDKGLELLFNIATDVPTALVGDPLRLGQVMVNLVNNAIKFTEKGEVTVVIKCVATEVDAVTLRFEIRDSGIGLTEEQQKKLFSAFSQADASTTRKYGGTGLGLTISKRLVEMMGGEIGVESKAGVGSTFYFTAKFALQPVQRQLTLSTSDVSGLRILVVDDNASAREIFLSMLISLKFDAKAVGSGMEAIKELRESMLSGKPYGLVLMDWHMPQMDGLETIRNIRSDNELAHTAAFIMVTAYSRDELLQQAQDVHLNGLLVKPVSPSTLLDTILTALGKEVVHRPHKQQKKADYMEAEQSLRGAYVLLVEDNEVNRELATEILTEAGLSIDIAVNGVEALEKIRQTNYDGILMDCQMPVMDGFECSQKIRQDSRYNELPIIAMTANAMEGDRQRCIDHGMNDHVVKPIDVGQLFSTMARWIRPKTQAEPAAGVTGCHRRENGNQGPLKRTLKDWIPDRSRQ is encoded by the coding sequence ATGTTTCAAAGGTTTAATAATATTACTATCCGTAGAAAGATTATGGTGGGGTTTATTTTGCTCTTTTGTGCCATGATTGCTTTTGGAGTATTTAACTTCATGCAGTTTCATGACATGGCAGGTACTCTGGAAAATCTCTATGAACATCCCTTTACTACTACCAATGCACTGCTTGAGGCAAACGTTGAGCTTGTTGACGCAAGGAGAATACTCAGAGGCATTATCATGGAACGCGATAAAACCAGGATTGAACAGTTGACACGGGAGATGCGCAAATATGAGGCGGATTTTCAGAATCATATTGCTATTGCACAAAAAAGCTTCTATGGTGATAAAAAACCTATTAGTGAACTTCTGCAATTGTTTCAGCAGTGGCAAGTTTACAAGGAAGAGCAACTGCGGCTGGCAAATGCCGGCGACTTTGAGGCCGCATGGCAACGCTCCATGGATACCGCTTCCAACCCAAGTGTAGAACTGGTTACACATCTGGAGAGCGTTATAGAGCAATCACGCTCATTTGCAGCAAAATTCTATAAAAACTCACAGACAAACTACCGCAATGCCTTGACAAAAAATCTTGCATTTCTTATTGTTCTGCTTATTATAATCGGAGCAACATCACTTATGATGGCACGCTCGATATCGATTCCATTGCTTGATTTGCGTAATAGCATCCGTAAGGTATCGGAGGGAGAATTGGACTCTGAGGCTCCATATCAGAACTATAATAATGAAATTGGAGAGATCGGACGTGCTATCGAAATCCTTCGTCATGTTGCCCGCAAGCAGGAGTCTTTCATCAAGAGCAGGGCCCTTGTGGCTGAGATTGCACAATCCCTGCAAACATGCTCCACCTTTAAAGACCTGGGAAACACACTGACATCCAAACTGGCCTCTATAATGGGGTTAGTTTACGGAGCTTTCTATATATACGACAAGGAGCACGTACACCTCAGACGAACCGGCGGTTATGCTTGTGATGATTCAATACACACAGACCACTTTTCAATGGGACAGGGATTGGTAGGTCAGGCTGCGTTTGATAAAAAAACTATTTCCCTGATTATTCCCTCTCAGGACCACATTAATACAACCCTTGGGCTTGGGAAACTAAACCTCCACAGTGTCATGATTGTACCAGTGGTGCAAGGCGATAGCGTACTTGCTGTGGTAGAACTGGGGGCGATAGAGCACTTTAGCAATGACAAGACTGCCCTTCTTGAGGCCATTGTGCCGATAGTAGCTATGAACATAGAGATACTCTCCGGTATTGTTGAAACACAACGTCTTCTGCAGGTGAGTCAGGCACAGTCACAGGCCCTTGCCGCATCAGAGCAGCAACTGATAGCCCGCCGTGACGAACTTGAGGACAATAACAATCGCCTTGCCGAGCAGGCACGCATTCTTGAGGAACAAACCGAGGAGCTGGAAAACCAAAAAACAGCGCTTTTGCAGCAAAGCCGCGAGCTTCAGGCAAGCAGAGAAACCCTCGCACAAACAGAGGAGTTAAGCCGTCTGATACTAGGCTCTGTTAACGATGGCATCATAGGACTTGATACCGTGGGTTCAATAACTTTTATCAACAGCTCCGGTGCAAAGATGCTGGGGTTTTCAGCTAAGGAACTCAAAGGTAAGATGATGCATCAACTGGTTCATTATGCCCGTCCTGACGGCTCAGATTTTCCACAAGAAGAATGTCCTATGTATTTGACCTCAAAAGACGGCATACTAAGAAATGTTGACAATGAGGTGCTATGGCATAAAGACGGCTCATCTTTCCCTGCAGAATATGCCACAACACCAATCTTTAAAAACAATGAACTGGTTGGTATTGTGGTGGTTTTCAGAGACATCACCGAGCGTAAACGCGCAGAGGCTGAGCTAAGACGTGCTTTGGAAATTGCCGAGGAAGCGACAAAGATGAAATCCGACTTTCTGGCCAATATGAGCCATGAGATACGAACTCCTATGAATGCCATTATTGGCATGACCCATCTTGCGCTTCAAACTGAGCTTAACACCAAACAGCGCAACTATATGGAAAAAGTTGACACTGCGGCTAAGAATCTGCTCGGCATAATTAACGACATACTGGACTTCTCAAAAATAGAGGCCGGTAAACTGAATTTTGAGACTACAGACTTCGACCTCCAGGACGTTATGGAGCACCTTGCCGACCTCTCTGTAATAAAGGCTCAGGATAAGGGGCTGGAGCTGCTTTTTAACATTGCTACAGACGTCCCCACCGCCCTTGTCGGAGACCCGCTGCGCTTAGGGCAGGTCATGGTTAATCTGGTAAATAATGCGATAAAGTTTACTGAAAAAGGTGAGGTTACGGTTGTTATAAAGTGCGTAGCAACTGAAGTGGATGCAGTTACGTTACGTTTTGAAATCAGGGACAGCGGGATAGGATTAACGGAGGAGCAGCAAAAGAAACTGTTTAGCGCTTTTTCTCAGGCAGACGCATCCACTACCCGCAAGTACGGCGGTACAGGGTTAGGGTTAACCATAAGCAAGCGTTTGGTTGAGATGATGGGTGGTGAGATTGGAGTGGAAAGCAAGGCAGGCGTGGGCAGCACGTTTTATTTTACGGCAAAATTCGCTCTGCAGCCGGTGCAAAGACAGCTTACCCTCTCCACTTCCGATGTAAGCGGGCTGCGTATATTGGTAGTAGATGATAATGCAAGTGCACGGGAGATATTTCTCTCAATGTTGATTTCACTTAAATTTGACGCTAAAGCCGTTGGCAGCGGAATGGAAGCAATAAAGGAACTCAGGGAGTCCATGCTAAGCGGTAAACCATACGGTCTTGTGCTTATGGACTGGCATATGCCGCAGATGGATGGCCTGGAGACAATCCGAAATATTCGCTCGGATAATGAATTGGCGCATACTGCCGCCTTTATAATGGTGACGGCCTATAGCCGTGACGAATTATTACAGCAGGCACAGGATGTACATTTAAACGGATTGTTGGTTAAACCTGTAAGTCCTTCTACACTGCTTGATACCATCCTGACGGCCTTAGGTAAAGAGGTTGTACATCGCCCGCACAAACAGCAGAAAAAGGCGGACTACATGGAGGCGGAACAGTCTCTGCGGGGAGCATATGTGTTGCTTGTTGAGGACAACGAGGTCAACCGTGAGCTGGCTACTGAGATATTAACCGAGGCGGGGCTTAGCATAGATATTGCAGTAAATGGCGTGGAAGCGTTAGAGAAAATCAGGCAAACCAACTATGACGGCATACTGATGGATTGCCAGATGCCGGTTATGGACGGCTTTGAGTGCTCACAAAAAATACGTCAGGATAGCCGATATAATGAATTACCCATCATAGCGATGACTGCTAATGCTATGGAGGGAGACCGGCAGAGGTGTATTGACCACGGCATGAACGACCACGTAGTCAAGCCTATAGATGTAGGGCAGCTCTTTAGTACGATGGCACGCTGGATAAGACCAAAGACACAGGCAGAGCCGGCAGCAGGCGTTACTGGATGTCATCGCCGTGAAAATGGCAATCAAGGTCCCTTAAAGAGGACTTTGAAAGACTGGATTCCCGATCGGAGCCGGCAATGA
- a CDS encoding two-component system response regulator, which produces MGTDLKRQTVLVVDDTPDNIEIINGLLSPYYQIKVALNGEKALKIAISQNPPDLILLDIMMPGMDGYEVCRRLKANLTTKAIPVIFLTAKTEVEDETRGFEVGAVDYIMKPISPPIVLARVRTQLALYDQNRVLEEKVQQRTVEIHLTRIEIIRRLGRAAEFKDNETGLHVIRMSFYSKLIAMSHGLSNMAAEMIYQAAPMHDIGKIGIPDTILQKPAKLDEKEWEIMRKHPVIGATIIGMHASELLETARVVSLTHHEKWDGSGYPNGIMEEDIPIEGRIIAIADVFDALTSKRPYKEPWPVEKAVELIKSEKGKHFDPDLVDAFVNVLPELIKIKENYVEQHT; this is translated from the coding sequence ATGGGTACTGATTTAAAAAGACAAACCGTTTTAGTAGTTGACGATACACCCGATAATATTGAAATTATAAACGGGCTGCTTAGTCCTTACTATCAAATCAAGGTGGCACTCAACGGTGAGAAGGCTTTGAAAATAGCTATATCGCAAAATCCCCCTGACTTGATATTACTCGATATAATGATGCCCGGTATGGATGGTTATGAGGTGTGTAGAAGGCTTAAGGCAAATCTCACTACAAAAGCCATTCCGGTTATCTTTCTGACTGCCAAAACCGAGGTCGAGGACGAAACCAGAGGATTCGAAGTCGGCGCCGTTGATTACATAATGAAGCCGATTAGCCCCCCAATAGTGCTTGCAAGAGTAAGAACGCAACTTGCCCTGTACGACCAAAACAGAGTACTGGAAGAAAAAGTACAACAGCGAACCGTTGAAATTCACTTAACCCGTATAGAAATAATACGAAGGTTGGGCAGAGCTGCCGAATTCAAAGACAATGAGACCGGCCTGCATGTAATTCGTATGAGTTTTTACTCAAAACTCATTGCAATGAGCCATGGCCTCAGCAATATGGCTGCTGAGATGATATATCAGGCTGCACCTATGCACGACATCGGAAAGATTGGCATCCCTGATACAATCCTTCAAAAACCTGCCAAGCTTGATGAGAAGGAGTGGGAAATAATGAGAAAACATCCTGTCATAGGGGCAACAATTATTGGTATGCACGCCTCAGAGCTGCTGGAGACGGCAAGGGTTGTCTCCCTCACTCACCACGAAAAGTGGGATGGCTCAGGGTACCCAAATGGCATTATGGAGGAGGATATCCCTATAGAGGGCCGAATCATTGCTATTGCAGACGTCTTTGACGCATTAACATCTAAAAGACCATACAAAGAGCCCTGGCCTGTAGAAAAAGCGGTTGAACTGATAAAGAGCGAAAAGGGTAAGCACTTTGACCCTGACCTTGTGGATGCCTTCGTAAACGTTTTACCTGAATTAATTAAAATTAAAGAAAACTATGTAGAGCAACACACGTAG
- a CDS encoding transporter substrate-binding domain-containing protein, which yields MTVVYRNCLSIFLAAFLVFTSCVTLLVAAPELFAQSGNTKVELTAEERGFLKGKQFRLGIDSSRPPFEFIDEKGHYKGMSAEFILELARRLDLDIIVQKDMKWKEAVESTKTGGVDIIPKITPSDERRKFLLFTKPYTTNPSVIVAQHDRKINGLSDLNGLKTGVVKGLIIESRLKTEHPELSLVQLPDVETALRELSTGNIDALIDNLGTVAYNIDKIGLSNLEIVSPTPYTHDLAVGVRKDMPLLASALDKALQSMTEQEKRQIKDRWVAVKVQTGINWRKLWPVALAITCLIIFFILWNRQLRNAVLQRKHAEAELKKYTESLERSSLIKSEVAAISADIQSSQSLEEMSEKLLSHITPLINADYGVLYVYYKDEGLFKAAGSYGYERDLSGGSFAPGQGFVGQCALDKLPINIDAPAKDYINITCGFGKLSPVCVTIQPVIHSGTVTGVIELAGLSPFVPDYQFIIDELMPVVAMNLVIIERNLNTQRLMELTNKQKEQYQALFEFMQDAVMTLAPPQWMFTSANPATLKLFRVQSEEEFVKLGPWNLSPEYQPNGQLSSLKAQQAIMLAMELGYHFFEWTHTTIDGTSFPATVMLTRVELGDSVFLQATVRDITEQKRMAEELQRLREQLKQSGSSGQCNSEGEIK from the coding sequence ATGACGGTGGTATATAGAAATTGTCTTTCAATATTTTTAGCAGCCTTTCTTGTGTTTACATCCTGTGTGACGCTGCTGGTTGCGGCTCCTGAGCTCTTTGCACAGAGCGGTAACACAAAAGTTGAATTGACAGCGGAGGAAAGGGGATTTCTTAAAGGCAAGCAGTTCCGTCTTGGGATAGACAGCAGCAGACCACCCTTTGAATTTATAGACGAAAAGGGACATTATAAGGGTATGAGTGCCGAGTTTATTTTGGAGCTGGCAAGGCGTCTTGATCTTGACATAATTGTTCAAAAAGACATGAAGTGGAAGGAAGCAGTTGAGAGCACAAAGACAGGAGGGGTTGATATTATTCCAAAGATAACGCCTTCTGATGAACGCAGAAAGTTCTTGCTTTTCACCAAACCCTACACTACCAATCCATCCGTAATAGTGGCGCAGCATGACAGAAAGATAAATGGGCTGTCTGATCTTAATGGACTTAAAACAGGTGTGGTTAAAGGATTAATAATAGAGAGTCGCCTTAAGACTGAGCATCCTGAGTTATCCCTTGTGCAGTTGCCGGATGTGGAGACAGCCCTCAGGGAGCTTTCAACCGGCAATATAGACGCTCTCATTGATAACCTTGGCACAGTGGCCTATAATATTGACAAGATTGGGCTTTCAAATCTGGAGATTGTATCTCCAACCCCATACACTCATGACTTAGCCGTCGGCGTAAGAAAAGATATGCCACTGCTTGCCTCAGCCCTTGACAAGGCGCTTCAGAGCATGACGGAACAAGAAAAAAGACAAATCAAAGATCGTTGGGTTGCCGTCAAAGTTCAAACCGGTATTAACTGGAGAAAGCTCTGGCCTGTAGCCCTTGCCATAACCTGCCTTATAATTTTCTTTATACTGTGGAACAGACAATTAAGAAATGCAGTGCTGCAACGTAAACATGCCGAGGCGGAGCTTAAAAAATATACTGAAAGTCTTGAACGAAGCTCTCTTATAAAGTCTGAGGTAGCGGCAATCTCCGCCGACATTCAGAGTTCGCAGTCTTTAGAGGAGATGTCGGAGAAACTCTTGTCTCACATTACCCCATTGATAAATGCCGATTATGGGGTACTTTACGTTTATTACAAGGATGAGGGATTATTTAAGGCGGCAGGCAGCTACGGTTACGAGCGTGACCTAAGCGGCGGTTCCTTTGCTCCGGGCCAGGGTTTTGTCGGCCAGTGTGCTTTAGACAAGCTGCCCATAAATATAGACGCTCCGGCAAAGGACTATATTAATATTACCTGTGGGTTTGGTAAGTTAAGCCCTGTGTGCGTCACAATTCAGCCTGTGATACACAGTGGCACAGTGACCGGAGTTATTGAGCTGGCAGGACTAAGTCCATTTGTTCCGGATTATCAATTTATAATAGATGAGCTTATGCCTGTGGTAGCAATGAACCTTGTAATTATTGAACGAAACCTAAACACTCAACGTCTTATGGAACTGACCAACAAGCAGAAGGAACAGTATCAGGCGCTTTTTGAATTTATGCAGGATGCAGTTATGACCCTTGCCCCGCCTCAGTGGATGTTTACATCGGCCAACCCTGCTACGCTGAAACTTTTCAGAGTGCAGTCTGAGGAGGAGTTTGTTAAATTGGGACCGTGGAACCTTTCACCGGAATATCAACCGAATGGGCAGCTCTCATCTCTAAAAGCCCAACAGGCCATAATGCTGGCTATGGAGCTGGGATATCACTTCTTTGAGTGGACACACACAACGATTGACGGCACAAGTTTTCCAGCAACCGTTATGTTAACGAGGGTGGAATTAGGCGATTCGGTATTTCTTCAGGCAACAGTCCGGGATATAACTGAGCAAAAGAGGATGGCTGAGGAGCTGCAACGCTTAAGAGAGCAACTGAAACAGTCTGGTAGTTCAGGACAGTGTAATAGTGAAGGAGAAATAAAATGA